In Candidatus Cloacimonadaceae bacterium, the following proteins share a genomic window:
- a CDS encoding trypsin-like peptidase domain-containing protein has protein sequence MRTGCFIFLLIAVIIINAAVTIVLINKNNARNLDVTSMFDGKTDKPDAGKGALAGRENAITRAAREVGPAVVSVNVFKTQMVRGGNPFGFSFFDFFEFAPMQRQIQSIGTGVIYDSAGYIITNAHVVSGANQIKVVLPDKREFDAQVVGMDEKLDIAKLKINGNNIPHAKLGTSKGLIIGEWSIALGNPYGFLMNDSMPSVSVGVISAVNRNFAPREDNRSYRNMIQTDAAVNPGNSGGPLVNINGEVIGINTFIVSESGGNIGIGFAIPIDRVKEIVNRI, from the coding sequence ATGCGCACAGGCTGTTTCATCTTCCTCCTCATCGCCGTGATCATCATCAACGCTGCCGTCACCATTGTTTTGATCAACAAAAATAACGCCCGCAACCTCGATGTGACATCCATGTTCGATGGCAAAACCGATAAACCGGATGCTGGAAAGGGTGCCCTCGCAGGACGCGAAAACGCCATTACCAGAGCCGCGCGGGAGGTCGGTCCCGCAGTTGTGAGCGTGAATGTATTCAAGACCCAAATGGTGCGTGGCGGCAACCCCTTCGGCTTTTCCTTCTTCGATTTCTTCGAGTTTGCACCCATGCAGCGCCAGATCCAAAGCATCGGAACCGGCGTGATCTATGACTCCGCCGGATATATCATCACCAACGCCCACGTCGTCAGCGGCGCCAATCAGATCAAGGTCGTCCTTCCGGACAAACGGGAGTTTGACGCTCAGGTCGTTGGCATGGACGAAAAGCTGGATATCGCCAAGCTCAAGATCAACGGAAACAACATCCCCCACGCCAAACTCGGCACCTCCAAGGGTCTCATCATCGGCGAGTGGTCTATCGCTTTGGGCAATCCCTATGGCTTTTTGATGAATGATTCCATGCCCAGTGTCTCAGTCGGAGTCATCTCCGCAGTGAATAGAAATTTCGCCCCTCGCGAAGATAACCGATCATACCGGAACATGATCCAAACCGATGCCGCAGTCAATCCCGGAAACAGCGGCGGACCTTTGGTGAATATCAACGGCGAGGTCATCGGCATCAATACTTTCATCGTTTCGGAAAGCGGCGGCAACATCGGCATCGGTTTTGCCATCCCCATCGACAGGGTCAAGGAAATAGTCAACAGGATATGA
- a CDS encoding metallophosphoesterase produces the protein MYAVSIGAVSPWNAVGDTLTVIQMPILNIPAIHIPGETMTIVCIAPQTTTNWQAELIHKAKIIPLQVISAQYVTTPERWLINTIIPSVPVFEQYDLRVRASGGILDTSSNAVNVIPSRKTNYYFVHITDTHLPTRIYYPNAGYNTDSLAVNDLRSVIEDINLIRPEFVLLTGDLLNEGELENFSGQYWYGWAQRLIAQIEVPVFLTNGNHDVGGWNSTPAPQGSARQNWWKYFGWRWLNNSNSTWGLFTQDYSFTYGDLHYIGLESYINYDNWRANIYGGQSFIYSQITWLNTQIALHPGKTKVLFYHYDFSDQINLSALGAQMGIWGHVHYNTGNMTNPPYNIGTRSVCDGNRAYRVVRVNGQNLQPLTTIYAGSNGNNVNIAYYPSNNAAADSVLAIFSNNQSIAFENALIKFKMPSGNDIYSVTNGVLEQVDRSGAHNVCYVRVNSGANIVKYVSVKAHPNTANDDPTHVPAFSPIRSLYPNPFSELLTILLNQEKGERMDLKVYNLRGEHVRDLTRQISNEISALEWDGTNDRGERLPSGIYLIRASSRRGSFVQKVVKSR, from the coding sequence ATGTATGCAGTTAGTATCGGCGCTGTAAGCCCCTGGAACGCGGTTGGGGACACTCTCACCGTGATCCAAATGCCGATCTTGAACATCCCCGCCATCCACATTCCCGGCGAAACGATGACCATCGTCTGCATCGCTCCTCAAACCACAACAAACTGGCAGGCGGAACTGATCCACAAAGCCAAGATCATTCCTTTGCAGGTGATTTCCGCGCAGTATGTTACGACTCCTGAGCGATGGCTGATCAATACCATTATTCCTTCCGTTCCTGTCTTTGAGCAATATGACCTCCGGGTGCGGGCATCGGGAGGGATATTAGACACCTCCAGCAACGCCGTCAACGTGATACCATCCCGGAAAACGAACTATTATTTCGTCCATATCACCGATACCCATCTGCCGACCCGGATCTATTATCCCAATGCCGGATACAACACCGATTCTTTGGCTGTGAACGACCTTCGCTCCGTGATTGAGGACATCAATCTGATCCGACCGGAATTTGTGCTGCTGACCGGAGACCTGCTCAACGAAGGCGAGCTCGAAAACTTCTCAGGACAGTATTGGTATGGCTGGGCACAACGCCTCATCGCCCAGATTGAGGTGCCGGTTTTCCTCACCAACGGCAATCACGACGTCGGCGGATGGAACTCCACTCCCGCTCCGCAGGGCAGCGCAAGGCAAAACTGGTGGAAGTATTTCGGATGGCGATGGCTCAACAATTCAAACAGCACATGGGGACTTTTTACCCAGGATTATAGTTTCACCTATGGAGATTTGCACTATATCGGGCTGGAATCCTATATCAATTATGACAACTGGCGCGCCAACATCTATGGCGGACAAAGCTTTATCTATAGCCAGATCACTTGGCTGAACACCCAAATTGCCCTGCATCCTGGCAAAACTAAAGTGCTTTTCTATCACTATGACTTCTCAGACCAAATCAATCTTTCCGCTCTGGGCGCACAAATGGGCATCTGGGGACACGTTCACTACAACACCGGCAACATGACTAACCCACCCTATAACATCGGCACCAGAAGCGTCTGCGATGGCAACAGAGCCTATCGCGTCGTGCGGGTCAACGGACAAAACCTTCAACCACTGACGACCATCTATGCCGGAAGCAACGGAAACAATGTCAATATTGCCTATTATCCCTCCAACAATGCCGCCGCGGACAGCGTCCTCGCCATCTTTTCAAACAATCAAAGCATCGCTTTTGAAAACGCGCTGATCAAATTCAAGATGCCCTCCGGGAACGACATTTACTCGGTCACCAACGGTGTGCTCGAACAGGTTGACCGCAGCGGAGCCCACAACGTCTGCTATGTGCGCGTCAATAGCGGTGCGAATATCGTGAAATATGTGAGCGTAAAAGCCCATCCAAACACGGCAAACGATGATCCCACACACGTTCCGGCATTTAGCCCGATCAGATCCCTCTATCCCAATCCATTTTCGGAATTGCTCACTATTCTCCTCAATCAGGAAAAGGGAGAGCGGATGGATTTGAAAGTCTATAACCTGCGTGGAGAACACGTTCGCGATCTGACGAGGCAGATATCAAACGAAATTTCTGCGCTGGAATGGGATGGAACCAACGACCGCGGAGAAAGACTTCCAAGCGGAATCTATCTCATCCGCGCCTCATCACGTAGGGGCAGCTTTGTGCAAAAAGTGGTGAAAAGCCGGTAA